In the genome of uncultured Sphaerochaeta sp., the window GGTGATGAGATTCCGATGATGTCACAGATCATCAGTCTGGCGGATACCCTGGAGCGAAGGCATTTCTCCCGCATTGGCGGGTATCGGCCGCAAGAGGTACTAAAGGATGTCGTGGATCTGTCGGGTACGGCATTCAATCCGGTTCTTACCGACATCCTGAAGGAAGTTGCCCGTACCAAGGCATTCTGGATGGATCTGGAACCGCACAACATCTCTTATGCCCTGGACAGGCATCTTCCCCGGTTGGAAGATCCCATCGACGGGAAGACCTTCCACACCATGGCGCAGACCATCTCCGTTATTGTTGATGCCAAGTCAGCGTTTACCCATGCCCACTGCAAGGGACTTGAGGAGATGGCGCTCACCTTCGCCAATGCTTCCGGCTTTTCCGAAGAGCGGGTTGAGAAGTTCAGGCTGGCTGCCCTGCTGCATGACATCGGCAAGCTGGTGGTACCGGTTTCCATCCTGAACAAGAGAGGTCCCCTGACGGATGCAGAGCGGCAAACCATCCACGAGCATCCCTACTACACGGAAAAAGCACTCATCATCATGGGTGTGGATGCCGATATTGTCAGGTGGGCGAGCAACCACCATGAGAAACTCAACGGCAGTGGGTATCCGAACGGGCTGCACGCCGATGAGCTGGACTATGAGAGCCGTACCCTCGCAGCGCTGGATATCTTCCAGGCGTTGACTGAAGAGAGGCCGTATCGTGCCGGGTTCTCATCCCAGGAGGCAATGGACATCCTCATGGGTATGGTGGAACACGGCGAGCTAGATGGTGAGGTCTGCATGCAGATCAACAGGATTTTCAACAGCCAACACTGAGCTGACAGGACTGTCTAAAGGGAGCTCCCAACTCCTACCCTCTTCTTTCATCCTGTGCAAAAATCATTCTTCTCGTAGTCTAGGCCAGTACTCCCAGAATATCTACGCACGTCTGATGCAGCTCTTTGTTGGAAACGATGCCGATGCGGTCGGAGATAAAGGGAGTGACCGCTTCTCCTTTGAAGGAGGATACCCTCCCTCCTGCTTCCTCTACCAGCAGCATGCCTGCTGCCACATCCCAGGGCTTCACCCCAAAGGGAATATAGGCATCCTGCTGGCCGTCAGCCACTTGACAGAACCCCATGACAGAACAACCGTACGAGCGTACCTGCCCTACGACATCCAACATGGCTTGGGCGTGGTGGCGGAAGTCCTTGCGATAGGAGAGCGCCCCAAAATCAATATCCACCCGAGCTTGTTCCATTCGGCTTATGGTGGACACCTGCATGCGCTTTCTGTTGCGATAGGAGCCAGAACCGCGTTCTGAAAGAAAAAGATCACCGGAAATGGGGAAGAGCACTCCCCCGGCTTGTGTCCTTCCTTCGGAGAGAAAGCCAATGCTGATCCCAAATTCAGGGAAGAGACCACGAAGAAAATTCTGGGTCCCATCGATCGGATCTATCATCCAGCAACGTGGGGGGGGAGATCCCTTGAAGGTGTCCAACCCCGACTCCTCTGCAATGAAAAGATCAGAGGGAAAAGCCTGGGTTAAGTGTGCGAGGACCTTCTGCTGGACAGCGATGTCCACCTCAGTCAGAAAATCGGTGGGACTTGCCTTGGTTGAGACAACAAGGTGCTCCCTATCTGCAAACCGATCCACCACATACCCAGCGAGTTCTTTCAGTACTGCTTCGATGACAGAAATCTCATCCATCGGACACGCTCCCCTTTTCAGACTCTCAATCCCTTCTGGTCAAAGATATGGACCGTATCCAAATTGATGTGCATACGGATCGTCTCGCCGTTCTCAAATGCAAGGTTTGGTTGCGTCACGACATAGAACTGCTCATCATCAACCATGACACTCACCACTTGCTCTGCTCCTGTTGGCAAAACAGCCTTCACCACACCCTTTATGCAAGTCTGGTTCTGTTTTACCTCTGTCTCATCGTCCAAAGCGTGGAGTGTCACAGTTTCACTCCTGAATCCTACTTTGCAGATACGCTCATCGCTTGCATCCAGCTGGCGGAAAGCGGCTATTGCTATCCGCAAGTCTTTCTTCCATGCAGGTAGCACGTGGTTAGCAAGACTGACCATATTCATGGGAGGACTGCCGACAAAGGTTGCAACAAACTCAGTGGCAGGCTTGAGGTAGATGGTCATGGGGTCTGCATACTGCTCGAGTTTTCCCTCGTTCATGACTGCCACATGGGTAGCCAAGCTCATC includes:
- a CDS encoding HD domain-containing phosphohydrolase: MHNTLTYNTILLAITSLLDYTEMDILEDVTHHGRRVAYISLRIGELLDYRTEELFDLGALALLHDVGATQSITNQSTAKQKRDDLEKYQEHCILGQKILDNTVRFSHHKDVILYHHEQYDGSGFFGKKGDEIPMMSQIISLADTLERRHFSRIGGYRPQEVLKDVVDLSGTAFNPVLTDILKEVARTKAFWMDLEPHNISYALDRHLPRLEDPIDGKTFHTMAQTISVIVDAKSAFTHAHCKGLEEMALTFANASGFSEERVEKFRLAALLHDIGKLVVPVSILNKRGPLTDAERQTIHEHPYYTEKALIIMGVDADIVRWASNHHEKLNGSGYPNGLHADELDYESRTLAALDIFQALTEERPYRAGFSSQEAMDILMGMVEHGELDGEVCMQINRIFNSQH
- a CDS encoding inositol monophosphatase; its protein translation is MDEISVIEAVLKELAGYVVDRFADREHLVVSTKASPTDFLTEVDIAVQQKVLAHLTQAFPSDLFIAEESGLDTFKGSPPPRCWMIDPIDGTQNFLRGLFPEFGISIGFLSEGRTQAGGVLFPISGDLFLSERGSGSYRNRKRMQVSTISRMEQARVDIDFGALSYRKDFRHHAQAMLDVVGQVRSYGCSVMGFCQVADGQQDAYIPFGVKPWDVAAGMLLVEEAGGRVSSFKGEAVTPFISDRIGIVSNKELHQTCVDILGVLA